A genomic segment from Planctomycetota bacterium encodes:
- a CDS encoding Gfo/Idh/MocA family oxidoreductase — MPPLPRSSSRRRFIHVGGGIVSGATVGPLAAGAAPAAAAPRGGWFPTGDATLRVGLVGCGGRGIGATVLALDADPSVRIVAVGDLFADQAAAAVEAVGRATADRPGGPHPAPLRFVGAEACAGVLAAGADLVILATPPAGRPGELEAAVAAGCHVFCEAPLAIDAGGCLRAARALAVARHRRLAVGSGLAFRHDDATAAVIGQIRAGAIGRPRALLMATEAGLPWRVPHRPGMSGAEWRQRNWISFADLGGGPLLERQVHAIDKALWALGDAVPVSATGRVLPGRRDRRSIGDVTDGLSIRYHFASGVGLHVLCLRNGTGEGLAEETVHGSGGTADLRAGVVTRHPSRGATLSFGPCGSDGSRYRASIGTLVGAIRSGVPLHEGPGLVRATAVALLGRTAAHAGTTVGWADAGLPADGTNRPFDTAVTISQAVNIT; from the coding sequence ATGCCCCCCCTGCCCCGCTCATCGTCGCGTCGCCGGTTCATCCACGTCGGTGGCGGCATCGTCTCGGGTGCCACGGTCGGCCCGCTCGCTGCCGGCGCGGCTCCCGCCGCGGCCGCGCCCCGCGGGGGATGGTTTCCCACCGGCGATGCCACGCTCCGAGTCGGGCTCGTGGGGTGCGGTGGCCGCGGGATCGGCGCGACCGTTCTCGCGCTGGATGCCGACCCGTCGGTGAGGATCGTGGCCGTCGGGGACCTGTTTGCCGACCAGGCGGCCGCGGCGGTCGAGGCCGTCGGCCGCGCGACGGCGGACCGGCCCGGGGGCCCTCACCCCGCTCCCCTGCGGTTCGTCGGCGCCGAGGCCTGCGCCGGCGTGCTCGCCGCCGGTGCCGATCTGGTGATTCTCGCCACTCCTCCCGCCGGGCGGCCGGGCGAACTCGAAGCCGCGGTGGCGGCCGGTTGCCATGTCTTCTGCGAAGCCCCGCTGGCGATCGATGCCGGCGGCTGCCTCCGCGCGGCCCGCGCCCTGGCAGTGGCGCGGCACCGCCGGCTGGCGGTCGGCTCCGGGCTCGCCTTCCGCCACGACGACGCGACGGCGGCGGTGATCGGCCAGATCCGGGCCGGAGCGATCGGCCGGCCGCGCGCGCTGCTCATGGCGACGGAGGCCGGCCTGCCGTGGCGGGTGCCGCACCGGCCGGGAATGAGCGGCGCCGAATGGCGGCAGCGCAACTGGATTTCGTTCGCCGATCTCGGCGGCGGGCCGCTCCTCGAGCGGCAGGTGCACGCGATCGACAAGGCGCTGTGGGCCCTCGGCGATGCAGTCCCCGTTTCCGCGACCGGCCGCGTCCTTCCTGGGCGCCGCGACCGCCGGTCGATCGGCGACGTCACCGACGGCTTGTCGATCCGCTACCACTTCGCCTCGGGAGTCGGGCTCCATGTCCTCTGCCTCCGGAACGGAACCGGGGAAGGCCTCGCCGAGGAGACCGTCCACGGCAGCGGCGGCACGGCCGACCTGCGGGCCGGCGTCGTCACCCGGCACCCGTCCCGCGGAGCGACGCTGTCGTTCGGCCCGTGCGGCAGCGACGGCAGCCGCTACCGGGCGTCGATCGGCACGCTCGTCGGGGCGATCCGGTCCGGTGTGCCGCTCCACGAGGGGCCCGGGCTCGTCCGGGCCACGGCGGTCGCGCTCCTGGGGCGCACCGCTGCCCACGCGGGGACCACGGTCGGATGGGCCGACGCCGGCCTCCCGGCGGACGGCACGAACCGCCCGTTCGACACAGCCGTCACGATCAGTCAGGCTGTAAACATCACCTGA
- a CDS encoding alkaline phosphatase family protein encodes MSAAPHVLVLSVPGLRPEDLPRMPALATLGASGSIAPLAPGFPAVTCPVQATLTTGVGPVGHGIVANGLWDRSRRHLEMWISPDSVHRSPRIWDRLAQARPGVRTAAWFLLQSKHATADLVCLPAPRHNADGTETMWCHTNPADLYASLRETLGDFPLHRFWGPLAGIDSTRWIVDSFLRAAAGAPPHLAVVYLPHLDYAAQRSGPDSPPALAACAELDAEIARLVEGFAALVDPTPPTVLVAGEYRIRPVSRAVCPNRILREAGLLAVAATPHGELIDFERSAAWCLADHQIGHVYLQLGLPREKRDALVGRIGELFSGRPGIGRVITGRGLVEAGLSATPVPALASRCGDVVLESSLDAWLAYPWWSDDARAPSFARSIDIHRKPGYDPLELFVDRSSPPPPGLPFAIPLDTRLLAGSHGAVDPAAPHETIVVCSQPGVVGAEPLAATDLATVVLKLFGAG; translated from the coding sequence ATGTCCGCCGCCCCCCACGTCCTCGTCCTCTCCGTACCCGGCCTCCGCCCCGAGGACCTGCCGCGGATGCCGGCGCTGGCAACGCTCGGCGCCTCGGGCTCGATCGCGCCGCTCGCCCCCGGTTTTCCGGCCGTCACCTGCCCGGTGCAGGCGACGCTGACCACCGGGGTCGGACCGGTCGGGCACGGAATCGTCGCCAACGGTCTGTGGGACCGGAGCCGGCGCCATCTCGAGATGTGGATCAGCCCCGATTCTGTCCACCGATCGCCGCGGATCTGGGACCGGCTCGCGCAGGCGCGCCCCGGAGTCCGGACCGCCGCCTGGTTCCTCCTCCAGAGCAAGCACGCCACGGCCGACCTCGTCTGCCTGCCGGCGCCGCGCCACAACGCCGACGGCACCGAGACGATGTGGTGCCACACCAATCCCGCCGATCTCTACGCGTCGCTCCGCGAAACGCTCGGCGACTTTCCGCTCCACCGCTTCTGGGGGCCGCTGGCCGGCATCGACTCGACGCGGTGGATCGTCGATTCCTTCCTCCGTGCCGCCGCCGGGGCGCCGCCCCATCTCGCGGTCGTCTACCTGCCCCACCTCGACTACGCCGCGCAGCGTTCCGGTCCCGACAGCCCGCCGGCGCTGGCGGCCTGCGCCGAGCTCGACGCCGAGATCGCCCGGCTCGTCGAGGGGTTCGCCGCCCTGGTCGATCCGACGCCCCCCACGGTGCTCGTCGCCGGCGAGTACCGGATCCGTCCGGTGAGCCGGGCCGTCTGCCCCAATCGCATCCTCCGCGAGGCGGGTCTGCTGGCCGTCGCGGCGACTCCCCATGGGGAGTTGATCGACTTCGAGCGCAGCGCCGCCTGGTGCCTCGCCGACCACCAGATCGGCCACGTCTACCTCCAGCTCGGGCTGCCGCGCGAGAAACGCGACGCGCTGGTCGGCCGGATCGGCGAGCTGTTTTCCGGGCGGCCGGGGATCGGCCGCGTGATCACCGGCCGCGGGCTCGTCGAGGCCGGGCTGTCGGCGACACCGGTGCCGGCGCTGGCCAGCCGGTGCGGCGACGTCGTCCTCGAATCGTCGCTCGACGCCTGGCTCGCCTATCCCTGGTGGTCCGACGACGCGCGGGCGCCGTCGTTTGCCCGCTCGATCGACATCCACCGCAAGCCGGGGTACGACCCGCTCGAGCTGTTCGTCGACCGCTCGTCGCCTCCGCCGCCGGGACTGCCGTTCGCGATCCCTCTCGACACCCGGCTGCTCGCCGGCTCGCACGGCGCGGTCGATCCCGCAGCGCCCCACGAGACGATCGTCGTCTGCTCGCAGCCGGGGGTCGTCGGCGCGGAACCGTTGGCGGCGACCGACCTGGCGACGGTGGTCCTGAAGCTGTTCGGCGCCGGCTGA
- a CDS encoding DUF1570 domain-containing protein, translating to MAREPVAPALRQRERPCPTVKRGNPTVDRCVEPDQSPSCPPRPIRRVSGGHLGQAERSGDLGNLRRLVRLVMAVVAAGCATACHAEDGAPASGEPVVAVTRRFTVSGTAGSRVVEGLVVREALDGGALVESADGRLELLDPVTIVAREDLAAEPPLAARDVARRVLAELPAGFDVVITKHYVVCYDTSRGYAQWCAGLFERLHEAFVNFWRHAGLDLPGTERPLVVVVFADRERYEAFAAGDLGAAADRVVGYYNLLSNRVTTYDLTGRDGPGGRGGSPGRAGLEILASPEAGGLVSTLVHEATHQMAFNAGLHRRLAPVPLWVSEGIATYFETPDLASGRGWRGIGGVNRPRADRIVAAGRAPRLGALIADDAPFRDPDTALDAYAASWALTAMLVQTRKAEFVRYIGILAAKPPLADDSPGQRRADFEAAFGATPEALEEPLARFAARWR from the coding sequence ATGGCGCGGGAGCCGGTCGCACCCGCACTTCGGCAGCGGGAGCGACCATGCCCGACCGTGAAGCGCGGGAACCCTACAGTGGACCGGTGCGTGGAACCAGATCAGTCCCCCTCCTGCCCACCCCGACCGATCCGCCGCGTCAGCGGGGGGCACCTTGGTCAGGCTGAGCGGTCCGGCGACTTGGGGAACCTTCGCCGGCTGGTGCGGCTGGTGATGGCCGTGGTCGCCGCTGGATGCGCGACCGCCTGCCATGCGGAGGATGGCGCGCCGGCGTCGGGAGAACCGGTCGTCGCCGTGACACGGCGGTTCACGGTCAGCGGCACGGCGGGATCGCGGGTCGTCGAAGGGCTCGTCGTCCGTGAGGCGCTCGACGGGGGCGCACTCGTCGAGTCGGCCGATGGTCGCCTCGAGTTGCTCGACCCGGTGACGATCGTCGCCCGCGAGGATCTCGCGGCCGAACCTCCCCTGGCGGCCCGCGACGTCGCCCGGCGCGTTCTCGCCGAGTTGCCGGCAGGGTTCGACGTCGTGATCACGAAGCACTACGTCGTCTGCTACGACACCTCGCGCGGGTACGCGCAGTGGTGTGCCGGCCTGTTCGAGCGGCTCCACGAGGCGTTCGTCAACTTCTGGCGCCACGCCGGGCTCGACCTGCCCGGTACCGAGCGTCCGCTGGTGGTCGTGGTGTTCGCCGACCGCGAGCGCTACGAGGCGTTCGCCGCCGGCGATCTCGGCGCCGCCGCCGACCGCGTCGTGGGCTACTACAACCTGCTCTCCAACCGCGTCACGACCTACGACCTCACCGGCCGCGACGGTCCGGGGGGGCGTGGGGGCAGCCCCGGCCGCGCGGGGCTCGAGATCCTCGCCAGCCCCGAGGCCGGCGGCCTGGTGAGCACGCTCGTCCACGAGGCCACCCACCAGATGGCCTTCAACGCCGGTCTCCACCGCCGGCTGGCGCCGGTCCCGCTGTGGGTCAGCGAGGGGATCGCCACCTACTTCGAAACCCCCGACCTCGCCTCGGGGCGCGGCTGGCGCGGCATCGGTGGCGTCAACCGCCCGCGCGCCGACCGGATCGTCGCCGCCGGGCGCGCGCCGCGGCTCGGGGCGCTGATCGCCGACGACGCGCCGTTTCGCGACCCCGACACGGCGCTCGACGCCTACGCCGCCAGCTGGGCGCTGACGGCGATGCTCGTGCAGACGCGCAAGGCGGAATTCGTGCGCTATATCGGGATCCTCGCCGCGAAACCACCGCTGGCCGACGACTCCCCCGGGCAACGGCGCGCCGACTTCGAGGCCGCCTTCGGAGCCACTCCCGAGGCGCTCGAGGAACCGCTCGCGAGATTCGCCGCCCGCTGGCGGTGA
- a CDS encoding (2Fe-2S)-binding protein: protein MPRLTVEGVGTFTVPEGKRLVNALEDECAIDQLHACGGIARCTTCRVTFTAGEPARMTKAERDVLAAKGLAGTPGLRLSCQITCDGDLTVQATSRLAGSGRTDAGRRSADAVEPPPDWT from the coding sequence ATGCCACGGCTGACGGTCGAGGGGGTGGGCACGTTCACGGTGCCGGAGGGGAAGCGGCTGGTCAACGCGCTGGAGGACGAGTGCGCGATCGACCAGCTTCACGCCTGCGGCGGCATCGCCCGCTGCACCACCTGCCGGGTGACGTTCACGGCGGGTGAACCGGCCCGGATGACGAAGGCGGAACGCGACGTGCTCGCCGCCAAGGGGCTCGCCGGCACGCCGGGCCTGAGGCTTTCCTGCCAGATCACCTGCGACGGCGACCTGACCGTGCAGGCGACCAGCCGGCTGGCCGGCTCGGGACGGACCGATGCCGGCAGGCGCAGCGCCGACGCCGTCGAGCCGCCGCCGGATTGGACCTGA
- a CDS encoding DUF1080 domain-containing protein has translation MTARRRLVWLVALLAYGPVAGHGSVAGAAEADGFVPIFNGTSLDGWEGKGEFWSVADGAIVGQTTAEKPTKGNTFLIWRQGTLDDFELRLRYRLTGGNSGIQYRSKDLGDSVVGGYQGDIEAGTNYSGILYEERGRGILAERGQRVTIAADGTKKTESIGSKEELQKVIKQGDWNDYRIVAQGAKLSHFINDTLMSETIDEQTDKRATEGILALQLHAGPPMKVEFKDIHLKRTRLADGRKKIVLVAGRASHGPGEHEFRAGTRLLEKCLDASGQRLVTVTHTDGWPTDPTAFDNADAILFFADGGGGHPVLQSNHLGQIDALAKRGVGVACLHYAVEVPKEKGGPEFLNWMGGYFEPHWSVNPHWTLAATELAKDHPITRGVKPFTTNDEWYYHMRFKEPADGLVPILSAVPPDATRERPDGPHSNNPVVRAGKGSREVLAWAYDRPGGGRGFGCTGAHFHRNWADDDFRRLMLNALVWTAGLDVPLDGVPSTVSADDLAAHLDDKAPRK, from the coding sequence GTGACAGCCCGTCGTCGATTGGTCTGGTTGGTCGCGCTTCTCGCCTACGGCCCGGTCGCAGGCCACGGCTCCGTGGCGGGCGCCGCCGAAGCCGACGGCTTCGTGCCGATCTTCAACGGCACGTCGCTCGACGGCTGGGAGGGCAAGGGGGAGTTTTGGTCGGTCGCCGACGGCGCGATCGTCGGCCAGACGACCGCCGAGAAGCCGACCAAGGGCAACACGTTCCTGATCTGGAGGCAGGGAACGCTCGACGATTTCGAGCTCCGGCTCCGGTACCGGCTCACCGGTGGCAACAGCGGCATCCAGTACCGCAGCAAGGATCTCGGCGACTCGGTCGTCGGCGGCTACCAGGGAGACATCGAGGCCGGTACGAACTATTCCGGCATCCTCTACGAGGAACGTGGCCGGGGGATCCTCGCCGAGCGCGGCCAGCGCGTCACGATCGCCGCCGACGGCACGAAGAAAACCGAGTCGATCGGCTCCAAGGAGGAGCTCCAGAAGGTCATCAAGCAGGGGGACTGGAACGACTACCGGATCGTCGCCCAGGGCGCGAAGCTCTCCCACTTCATCAACGACACGCTGATGTCGGAGACGATCGACGAGCAGACCGACAAACGCGCGACCGAGGGGATCCTCGCCCTCCAGCTCCATGCGGGGCCGCCGATGAAGGTCGAGTTCAAGGACATCCACCTCAAGCGCACGCGGCTCGCCGACGGCCGCAAGAAGATCGTCCTGGTCGCCGGCCGCGCCAGCCATGGCCCCGGGGAGCACGAGTTCCGCGCCGGCACCCGGCTCCTCGAGAAGTGCCTCGATGCCTCGGGGCAGCGGCTGGTGACGGTGACCCACACCGACGGCTGGCCGACCGACCCGACCGCGTTCGACAACGCCGACGCGATCTTGTTCTTCGCCGACGGCGGCGGTGGCCATCCGGTGCTGCAGAGCAACCACCTCGGTCAGATCGACGCCCTGGCGAAGCGCGGCGTCGGGGTCGCCTGCCTCCACTATGCCGTCGAGGTGCCCAAGGAGAAGGGGGGCCCGGAGTTCCTCAACTGGATGGGGGGCTACTTCGAACCCCACTGGTCGGTCAATCCGCACTGGACGCTGGCGGCGACCGAATTGGCCAAGGACCATCCGATCACCCGCGGCGTCAAGCCGTTCACGACCAACGACGAGTGGTACTACCACATGCGCTTCAAGGAACCGGCCGACGGGCTCGTGCCGATCCTCTCCGCCGTGCCCCCTGACGCGACGCGGGAGCGCCCCGACGGGCCCCACAGCAACAACCCCGTCGTCCGCGCCGGCAAAGGATCGCGCGAGGTCCTCGCCTGGGCCTACGACCGCCCCGGCGGTGGCCGTGGGTTCGGCTGCACCGGTGCCCACTTCCACCGCAACTGGGCCGACGACGACTTCCGCCGCCTGATGCTCAACGCGCTGGTGTGGACGGCCGGCCTCGACGTGCCGCTCGACGGCGTGCCGAGCACGGTGTCGGCCGACGACCTGGCCGCGCATCTCGACGACAAGGCGCCGCGCAAGTAG
- a CDS encoding Gfo/Idh/MocA family oxidoreductase → MPPTVCRYGIMGTAGIARKNWLAIRNAGNSRLVAVASRDRDRSRAFIAGCQADVPLDPAPRALGSYEELLACEDVDAIYIPLPTGLRWQWAVEAAKAGKHVVCEKPCAASVAELESIIAACAAADVQFMDGVMWMHSKRLEPLRAILDDPTTVGEIRRIVSQFTFNAPDDFAAANIRMDAELEPLGCLGDLGWYTIGMILWVMHHRLPTRVTGRMLRSGSAARGGAPVPVEFSGELLFDDNAGVSASFFTSFRMANQQLVSVGGSRGSVRLDDFVLPHVGNELEFTVSQPAFVNDVCRFDMERHDRRVAVAEYASSHPAAQETNLFRTFSSLVLGGIPDPRWPAMSLAIQRVMMACVESAERGGAEVRLAD, encoded by the coding sequence ATGCCACCGACCGTCTGCCGCTACGGCATCATGGGAACCGCGGGGATCGCCCGGAAGAACTGGCTGGCGATCCGCAACGCCGGCAACTCGCGCCTCGTCGCCGTCGCCAGTCGCGACCGCGACCGCTCCCGGGCATTCATCGCCGGCTGCCAGGCCGACGTGCCGCTCGACCCCGCCCCCCGCGCCCTGGGGTCCTACGAGGAGCTGCTCGCCTGCGAGGACGTCGACGCGATCTACATCCCGCTCCCGACCGGACTGCGCTGGCAGTGGGCGGTCGAGGCCGCGAAGGCGGGCAAGCACGTCGTCTGCGAGAAGCCGTGTGCGGCGAGCGTCGCGGAGCTCGAGAGCATCATCGCCGCCTGTGCCGCCGCCGACGTCCAATTCATGGACGGGGTGATGTGGATGCACAGCAAGCGCCTCGAGCCGCTGCGCGCGATCCTCGACGATCCGACGACCGTCGGCGAGATCCGCCGGATCGTCAGCCAATTCACCTTCAACGCCCCGGACGATTTCGCGGCGGCCAACATCCGCATGGACGCCGAACTGGAGCCGCTCGGCTGCCTTGGCGACCTCGGCTGGTACACGATCGGGATGATCCTCTGGGTGATGCACCACCGTCTCCCCACCCGGGTCACCGGGCGGATGCTCCGGTCGGGGAGCGCGGCCCGTGGCGGGGCGCCGGTGCCGGTGGAGTTCTCCGGCGAACTGCTGTTCGACGACAACGCCGGGGTGTCGGCGTCGTTTTTCACGTCGTTCCGGATGGCCAACCAGCAGCTCGTGTCGGTCGGCGGGTCGCGGGGAAGCGTCCGGCTCGACGACTTCGTCCTTCCGCACGTCGGCAACGAGCTGGAGTTCACCGTCTCGCAGCCGGCGTTCGTGAACGACGTCTGCCGCTTCGACATGGAGCGCCACGACCGCCGGGTCGCGGTCGCCGAGTACGCCAGCTCCCACCCCGCGGCGCAGGAGACGAACCTGTTCCGCACCTTCTCGAGCCTCGTCCTCGGCGGCATCCCCGACCCCCGCTGGCCGGCGATGTCACTGGCGATCCAGCGGGTGATGATGGCCTGCGTCGAATCGGCGGAGCGCGGCGGCGCGGAGGTCAGGCTCGCCGACTGA
- a CDS encoding sugar phosphate isomerase/epimerase, whose product MVPGYGTNSIGDIPALAAVPMLRDLGYRSLAITLDHGCLDPFADDLAAEVERWRGVLRAAGMACVVETGARHLLDPTVKHEPTLVSADPAARARRVDFLHRAIDVAAALGAGCVSGWAGVVRDAAPGAVVWDRLVAALGGVLDHAARRGVAFAFEPEPGMFVDTLDRYGELLDRLGSPAGLRLCLDTGHLECLGEWPTADRVAPWVGRVATVHVDDSLPCIHEHLPLGSGTVDFTALFGCLAAGGYGGGLHVELPRQRHRWVEEARRTAAFLAPWS is encoded by the coding sequence ATGGTTCCCGGCTACGGCACCAACTCGATCGGCGACATCCCCGCGCTCGCGGCCGTGCCGATGCTCCGTGACCTCGGCTACCGGTCGCTGGCGATCACGCTCGACCATGGCTGCCTCGATCCGTTCGCGGATGACCTGGCGGCCGAGGTCGAGCGCTGGCGCGGCGTGCTCCGCGCGGCGGGGATGGCCTGCGTCGTCGAGACCGGAGCCCGCCATCTCCTCGACCCCACGGTCAAGCACGAGCCGACGCTCGTTTCGGCCGACCCGGCCGCCCGCGCGCGGCGCGTCGACTTCCTCCACCGTGCGATCGACGTCGCCGCGGCGCTCGGCGCCGGTTGCGTGTCGGGTTGGGCCGGCGTCGTCCGCGACGCCGCCCCCGGGGCGGTCGTCTGGGATCGCCTCGTCGCGGCGCTCGGCGGCGTCCTCGACCATGCCGCCAGGCGCGGGGTCGCCTTCGCCTTCGAACCGGAGCCGGGGATGTTCGTCGACACGCTCGACCGCTACGGCGAATTGCTCGACCGGCTCGGCAGCCCCGCGGGGCTGCGCCTGTGCCTCGACACCGGGCATCTGGAATGCCTCGGGGAATGGCCGACGGCCGACCGGGTCGCCCCGTGGGTCGGGCGCGTCGCCACCGTCCACGTCGACGATTCGCTGCCGTGCATCCACGAGCATCTCCCGCTCGGCTCGGGAACGGTCGACTTCACGGCGCTGTTCGGCTGCCTCGCGGCCGGCGGCTATGGCGGGGGATTGCACGTCGAGTTGCCGCGCCAGCGCCACCGCTGGGTCGAGGAGGCCCGGCGCACGGCGGCATTTCTCGCCCCGTGGTCGTGA
- a CDS encoding putative sulfate exporter family transporter — translation MSATVSAVSPPPGRRGWHEDSAAILVGAALVGLALAVGWAFRPTADAGSRERYPKGWPSALASTINKPQTWNASPAEALADRKGKPVGAAILLGLGWVVAVSAAGAVLRGHTVARVIPGAAVLGLLGALAYLLAAQKVIHYYNLEYPLWALVVGLVIGNTVGVPAWLAPALQGEYLIKTGLVLFGAEVLCSRLLELGLPGLLTSWVVTPIVLVATYLFGVHALRIPSRSLCMVISADMSVCGVSAAIATGAACRAKKEELSLAIGLSLAFTAVMMVAMPPFIRLAGIDPIVGGAWLGGTIDATGAVAAAGEILGRDLGDKRPAEVATTVKMIQNSMIGLIAFAVAVYWSGWVERGTAPVERSLAAEAWLRFPKFILGFVGTSILCSALFTTSPETALLVDGAIAGFTGPLRGWLFCVGFVCMGLQTVFRELAPVLVSGRPLLLYVLGQGLNLALSLSMATLTFGWLFRQGAGP, via the coding sequence ATGAGCGCCACCGTTTCCGCCGTTTCCCCGCCGCCCGGTCGCCGCGGCTGGCACGAGGATTCGGCCGCGATCCTCGTCGGCGCGGCACTCGTCGGCCTGGCGCTGGCGGTCGGCTGGGCGTTTCGGCCGACGGCCGACGCGGGAAGCCGGGAGCGATACCCCAAAGGCTGGCCGAGCGCGCTAGCGAGCACGATCAACAAGCCCCAAACCTGGAACGCATCCCCGGCCGAGGCGCTCGCCGATCGCAAGGGGAAGCCGGTCGGCGCCGCGATCCTCCTCGGCCTGGGATGGGTGGTGGCGGTGAGCGCCGCCGGGGCGGTGCTCCGCGGGCACACCGTGGCGCGCGTGATTCCCGGTGCGGCGGTGCTGGGGCTCCTCGGAGCACTGGCCTACCTGCTGGCCGCGCAGAAGGTGATCCATTACTACAACCTCGAGTATCCGCTCTGGGCACTGGTGGTGGGGCTCGTCATCGGCAACACCGTCGGCGTGCCGGCGTGGCTCGCGCCGGCGCTGCAGGGGGAATACCTGATCAAGACGGGCCTGGTCCTGTTCGGCGCCGAGGTGCTGTGCAGCCGGCTCCTCGAGCTCGGCCTTCCCGGCCTGCTCACCAGCTGGGTCGTGACGCCGATCGTGCTGGTGGCCACCTACCTGTTCGGCGTCCACGCCCTGCGGATCCCGTCGCGGTCGCTGTGCATGGTGATCTCCGCCGACATGTCGGTGTGCGGCGTGTCGGCGGCGATCGCCACCGGGGCCGCCTGCCGCGCCAAGAAGGAGGAGCTGTCGCTGGCGATCGGCCTGTCGCTGGCGTTCACCGCCGTGATGATGGTGGCGATGCCACCGTTCATCCGTCTGGCGGGGATCGACCCGATCGTCGGCGGCGCCTGGCTGGGGGGGACGATCGACGCCACCGGCGCCGTCGCCGCCGCCGGCGAGATCCTCGGCCGCGACCTCGGCGACAAGCGCCCCGCCGAGGTGGCGACGACGGTGAAGATGATCCAGAACTCGATGATCGGCCTGATCGCCTTCGCCGTCGCCGTCTACTGGTCGGGCTGGGTCGAGCGCGGGACGGCACCGGTGGAGCGGTCGCTGGCCGCCGAGGCCTGGCTGCGGTTCCCGAAGTTCATCCTCGGATTCGTCGGGACGTCGATCCTCTGCTCCGCGCTGTTCACCACGTCGCCGGAGACGGCGCTGCTCGTCGACGGGGCGATCGCCGGGTTCACCGGCCCGCTGCGCGGATGGCTGTTCTGCGTGGGCTTCGTCTGCATGGGGTTGCAGACGGTGTTCCGCGAGTTGGCGCCGGTGTTGGTCAGCGGCCGGCCGCTCCTCCTCTACGTCCTCGGGCAGGGGCTCAATCTCGCCCTCTCGCTTTCGATGGCGACGCTGACGTTCGGCTGGCTGTTCCGTCAGGGGGCGGGGCCATGA